One window of Vespula pensylvanica isolate Volc-1 chromosome 15, ASM1446617v1, whole genome shotgun sequence genomic DNA carries:
- the LOC122634757 gene encoding SKI family transcriptional corepressor 2 isoform X2, translated as MDGPAVLSMPPLTGTQKSTGQSSQSQSHSKPNQVGTVSLYGIHIVSLVIEGQERLCLAQISNTLLKQFSYNEIHNRRVALGITCVQCTPVQLEILRRAGAMPVSSRRCGMITRREAERLCKSFLGDNAPPRLPEDFAFSVHHECAWGCRGAFLPARYNSSRAKCIKCAYCGLFFSPNKFIFHSHRIGPSDKYVQPDAANFNSWRRHMKLSGNPPDEVVHAWEDVKAMFNGGTRKRLLSNPNARESPSPAKQPRSSPTMPVSTLVSSPTHPRVPPFPELPLPLSRSLVMDYVWHQHQQAAAVAVAKSPGFAFPPYALPWLAKRSPVLFPGPMAPPISGSSPTEPQLIPTMNPPLHQSAFRPVIRGPPIGEQALASLQETSQDANSNGKEENSDDEVDIETTEDDPATPLNATLHNLHSATNSGIASHSTGRNVSPQCWSPPRETEREAEKIAEESASLRDVKAEPIVSRNPETWNGGSFYRHLNILKGNESTERAASDCSACRPRGIFYGQMHSPSAPTN; from the exons ATGGACGGTCCAGCGGTGTTGTCGATGCCACCGTTGACCGGAACTCAAAAATCGACTGGACAATCGTCGCAATCCCAATCTCATTCGAAGCCGAAtcaa GTTGGTACCGTATCGCTTTATGGGATTCACATCGTTTCGTTGGTCATCGAAGGACAGGAAAGGCTTTGCCTAGCACAAATTAGCAATACCTTGTTGAAGCAATTCAGCTACAACGAAATCCATAATCGTCGGGTCGCGTTGGGTATTACGTGCGTGCAATGTACACCCGTTCAGTTAGAGATACTACGTCGTGCTGGTGCGATGCCGGTGTCTTCGAGAAGATGCGGAATGATCACTCGAAGGGAAGCCGAAAGGCTTTGTAAATCGTTTCTCGGTGATAACGCTCCACCTAg GTTGCCGGAAGATTTCGCATTCTCCGTTCATCACGAGTGCGCCTGGGGTTGCCGTGGTGCGTTCCTGCCGGCACGTTATAACAGTTCGAGAGCAAAATGTATCAAATGCGCTTACTGCGGTCTCTTCTTTTCACCGAACAAATTCATCTTCCACTCGCATAGAATCGGCCCGTCGGACAAATACGTACAACCGGACGCGGCCAATTTCAATTCGTGGCGCAGGCATATGAAATTATCTGGTAATCCGCCGGACGAAGTGGTACACGCTTGGGAGGACGTTAAGGCGATGTTCAATGGCGgtacgagaaagagattatTGAGTAATCCGAATGCCAGAGAATCACCTAGCCCGGCTAAACAGCCAAGATCATCGCCGACCATGCCGGTTTCTACTCTCGTATCATCGCCGACGCATCCTAGAGTACCACCATTTCCGGAATTACCATTGCCATTGTCCAGGAGTCTCGTTATGGATTACGTTTGGCATCAACATCAACAGGCAGCCGCCGTGGCCGTAGCCAAAAGTCCGGGATTTGCATTTCCACCGTACGCATTACCTTGGCTTGCCAAGAGAAGCCCTGTCCTTTTTCCAG GACCAATGGCACCGCCGATAAGTGGTTCCAGCCCAACCGAACCTCAACTGATACCAACGATGAATCCTCCGTTACATCAGTCCGCATTTCGACCGGTCATTCGTGGTCCACCGATCGGTGAACAAGCACTCGCCTCGCTTCAGGAAACGTCTCAGGACGCCAATTCCAATGGCAAAGAGGAAAACTCCGACGACGAGGTCGACATAGAAACGACCGAGGACGATCCAGCGACGCCGCTTAACGCGACCCTTCATAATCTTCATTCAGCTACGAATTCTGGTATCGCTAGTCATTCCACTGGTAGAAACGTATCTCCTCAATGTTGGAGTCCTCCACGGGAAACG gAACGAGAAGCGGAAAAAATAGCAGAAGAAAGTGCATCACTGCGTGACGTCAAAGCCGAGCCAATAGTATCAAGAAATCCCGAAACATGGAACGGTGGATCATTTTATCGACACTTAAATATACTCAAGG GAAACGAATCGACGGAGAGAGCTGCCTCCGATTGTTCGGCTTGTCGTCCACGAGGTATATTTTACGGACAGATGCATAGTCCATCAGCACCGACAAATTAA
- the LOC122634757 gene encoding SKI family transcriptional corepressor 2 isoform X1, giving the protein MDGPAVLSMPPLTGTQKSTGQSSQSQSHSKPNQELQVGTVSLYGIHIVSLVIEGQERLCLAQISNTLLKQFSYNEIHNRRVALGITCVQCTPVQLEILRRAGAMPVSSRRCGMITRREAERLCKSFLGDNAPPRLPEDFAFSVHHECAWGCRGAFLPARYNSSRAKCIKCAYCGLFFSPNKFIFHSHRIGPSDKYVQPDAANFNSWRRHMKLSGNPPDEVVHAWEDVKAMFNGGTRKRLLSNPNARESPSPAKQPRSSPTMPVSTLVSSPTHPRVPPFPELPLPLSRSLVMDYVWHQHQQAAAVAVAKSPGFAFPPYALPWLAKRSPVLFPGPMAPPISGSSPTEPQLIPTMNPPLHQSAFRPVIRGPPIGEQALASLQETSQDANSNGKEENSDDEVDIETTEDDPATPLNATLHNLHSATNSGIASHSTGRNVSPQCWSPPRETEREAEKIAEESASLRDVKAEPIVSRNPETWNGGSFYRHLNILKGNESTERAASDCSACRPRGIFYGQMHSPSAPTN; this is encoded by the exons ATGGACGGTCCAGCGGTGTTGTCGATGCCACCGTTGACCGGAACTCAAAAATCGACTGGACAATCGTCGCAATCCCAATCTCATTCGAAGCCGAAtcaa GAGTTGCAGGTTGGTACCGTATCGCTTTATGGGATTCACATCGTTTCGTTGGTCATCGAAGGACAGGAAAGGCTTTGCCTAGCACAAATTAGCAATACCTTGTTGAAGCAATTCAGCTACAACGAAATCCATAATCGTCGGGTCGCGTTGGGTATTACGTGCGTGCAATGTACACCCGTTCAGTTAGAGATACTACGTCGTGCTGGTGCGATGCCGGTGTCTTCGAGAAGATGCGGAATGATCACTCGAAGGGAAGCCGAAAGGCTTTGTAAATCGTTTCTCGGTGATAACGCTCCACCTAg GTTGCCGGAAGATTTCGCATTCTCCGTTCATCACGAGTGCGCCTGGGGTTGCCGTGGTGCGTTCCTGCCGGCACGTTATAACAGTTCGAGAGCAAAATGTATCAAATGCGCTTACTGCGGTCTCTTCTTTTCACCGAACAAATTCATCTTCCACTCGCATAGAATCGGCCCGTCGGACAAATACGTACAACCGGACGCGGCCAATTTCAATTCGTGGCGCAGGCATATGAAATTATCTGGTAATCCGCCGGACGAAGTGGTACACGCTTGGGAGGACGTTAAGGCGATGTTCAATGGCGgtacgagaaagagattatTGAGTAATCCGAATGCCAGAGAATCACCTAGCCCGGCTAAACAGCCAAGATCATCGCCGACCATGCCGGTTTCTACTCTCGTATCATCGCCGACGCATCCTAGAGTACCACCATTTCCGGAATTACCATTGCCATTGTCCAGGAGTCTCGTTATGGATTACGTTTGGCATCAACATCAACAGGCAGCCGCCGTGGCCGTAGCCAAAAGTCCGGGATTTGCATTTCCACCGTACGCATTACCTTGGCTTGCCAAGAGAAGCCCTGTCCTTTTTCCAG GACCAATGGCACCGCCGATAAGTGGTTCCAGCCCAACCGAACCTCAACTGATACCAACGATGAATCCTCCGTTACATCAGTCCGCATTTCGACCGGTCATTCGTGGTCCACCGATCGGTGAACAAGCACTCGCCTCGCTTCAGGAAACGTCTCAGGACGCCAATTCCAATGGCAAAGAGGAAAACTCCGACGACGAGGTCGACATAGAAACGACCGAGGACGATCCAGCGACGCCGCTTAACGCGACCCTTCATAATCTTCATTCAGCTACGAATTCTGGTATCGCTAGTCATTCCACTGGTAGAAACGTATCTCCTCAATGTTGGAGTCCTCCACGGGAAACG gAACGAGAAGCGGAAAAAATAGCAGAAGAAAGTGCATCACTGCGTGACGTCAAAGCCGAGCCAATAGTATCAAGAAATCCCGAAACATGGAACGGTGGATCATTTTATCGACACTTAAATATACTCAAGG GAAACGAATCGACGGAGAGAGCTGCCTCCGATTGTTCGGCTTGTCGTCCACGAGGTATATTTTACGGACAGATGCATAGTCCATCAGCACCGACAAATTAA
- the LOC122634766 gene encoding mitochondrial import inner membrane translocase subunit Tim17-A-like isoform X2 encodes MEYTREPCPWRVIDDCGGAFAMGLIGGSLFQSFIGFRNAPSGFRRRLYGGLSAIKTRGPQVAGNFAVWGGLFSAFECTLIGCRSKEDPWNSIMSGALTGGVLAARTGIPSMLGSATFGGFLLALIEGVGIMVTRLQADFFAQHNTVYELEQVPSGKRFVYTGNVSNVERQSNNVPTSLELERIAKV; translated from the exons ATGGAATATACACGAGAACCGTGTCCTTGGAGAGTAATCGACGATTGTGGGGGTGCATTTGCAATGGGCTTGATAGGAGGCTCACTTTTTCAA AGCTTTATCGGTTTCCGTAACGCTCCGTCAGGCTTTCGAAGACGACTTTATGGTGGTTTGAGTGCAATAAAGACACGAGGACCTCAAGTGGCCGGTAACTTCGCAGTATGGGGTGGCCTATTCTCAGCGTTCGAGTGTACCCTGATTGGTTGTCGTTCGAAGGAAGATCCATGGAACTCGATAATGAGTGGCGCATTGACTGGCGGCGTTTTAGCTGCCAGAACTGGGATACCATCGATGTTGGGTAGCGCAACATTCGGTGGCTTTTTATTGGCACTGATAGAGGGTGTCGGTATCATGGTGACCCGTCTTCAAGCGGATTTCTTCGCACAACATAATACCGTATACGAATTGGAACAAGTACCGAGCGGCAAGAGATTCGTTTACACGGGAAATGTATCCAACGTTGAAAGACAATCGAATAATGTACCGACCAGTTTAGAACTCGAACGAATCGCCAAAGTTTg A
- the LOC122634766 gene encoding mitochondrial import inner membrane translocase subunit Tim17-A-like isoform X1 encodes MEYTREPCPWRVIDDCGGAFAMGLIGGSLFQSFIGFRNAPSGFRRRLYGGLSAIKTRGPQVAGNFAVWGGLFSAFECTLIGCRSKEDPWNSIMSGALTGGVLAARTGIPSMLGSATFGGFLLALIEGVGIMVTRLQADFFAQHNTVYELEQVPSGKRFVYTGNVSNVERQSNNVPTSLELERIAKVW; translated from the exons ATGGAATATACACGAGAACCGTGTCCTTGGAGAGTAATCGACGATTGTGGGGGTGCATTTGCAATGGGCTTGATAGGAGGCTCACTTTTTCAA AGCTTTATCGGTTTCCGTAACGCTCCGTCAGGCTTTCGAAGACGACTTTATGGTGGTTTGAGTGCAATAAAGACACGAGGACCTCAAGTGGCCGGTAACTTCGCAGTATGGGGTGGCCTATTCTCAGCGTTCGAGTGTACCCTGATTGGTTGTCGTTCGAAGGAAGATCCATGGAACTCGATAATGAGTGGCGCATTGACTGGCGGCGTTTTAGCTGCCAGAACTGGGATACCATCGATGTTGGGTAGCGCAACATTCGGTGGCTTTTTATTGGCACTGATAGAGGGTGTCGGTATCATGGTGACCCGTCTTCAAGCGGATTTCTTCGCACAACATAATACCGTATACGAATTGGAACAAGTACCGAGCGGCAAGAGATTCGTTTACACGGGAAATGTATCCAACGTTGAAAGACAATCGAATAATGTACCGACCAGTTTAGAACTCGAACGAATCGCCAAAGTTTggtaa